A portion of the Acidimicrobiia bacterium genome contains these proteins:
- a CDS encoding aminotransferase class V-fold PLP-dependent enzyme, with product MSVWHYLDHAASTPARPEVIAALVPLLTEGYGNPSGAHALARAARAALDAARAELVAVVGGAPGDVVFTSGGTEADNLAVHGVLGTRGGVAVCSAIEHHAVLDPVRAAGGRVVPVDERGVIDLDALADALDSSVSLVSVMLVNNEVGTIQPLAEVAEVVRARAPGAVLHTDAAQALCWLDVRAHTEAADLVTIAAHKCGGPKGTGALLVRRGVVLEPMLRGGGQERDRRSGTQDVAGAVALAAAARASAADREALVARATIWRDGLVDTILAAIPGAVESAAVDGERSHLVAGIANLCLPAVDSEALLYLLEHDHRVLASAASSCASGAQEPSHVLAALGLDRSLAGGSLRLSMGWSTREADVAAATVGVLEAAPRLAAHARDGAPA from the coding sequence ATGTCGGTCTGGCACTATCTCGACCACGCCGCTAGCACCCCGGCCCGCCCCGAGGTCATTGCCGCGTTGGTGCCCTTGCTCACCGAGGGTTACGGCAACCCCTCCGGGGCGCATGCTTTGGCCCGAGCGGCGCGCGCCGCGCTCGATGCCGCCCGGGCGGAGTTGGTGGCGGTGGTGGGTGGCGCCCCCGGTGATGTCGTATTCACCAGCGGTGGCACCGAAGCCGACAACCTGGCGGTGCACGGGGTCTTGGGCACCCGTGGCGGCGTGGCGGTGTGCTCCGCCATTGAACACCATGCCGTGCTCGATCCGGTGAGGGCCGCCGGGGGCCGTGTTGTGCCCGTGGACGAGCGCGGGGTGATCGACCTCGATGCGCTGGCCGACGCGCTCGATTCCAGCGTCAGTTTGGTATCGGTGATGCTCGTAAACAACGAGGTCGGCACGATCCAGCCGCTGGCTGAGGTGGCCGAGGTGGTGCGGGCCCGCGCCCCGGGAGCCGTACTGCACACCGATGCTGCCCAAGCGCTGTGCTGGCTTGATGTGCGTGCCCATACCGAGGCCGCCGACTTGGTTACCATCGCCGCCCACAAATGCGGCGGGCCGAAGGGCACCGGAGCGCTCTTGGTGCGACGGGGTGTGGTGCTGGAGCCGATGTTGCGCGGCGGCGGTCAGGAACGCGACCGCCGCAGCGGTACTCAAGACGTGGCTGGCGCGGTGGCCCTGGCGGCGGCCGCCCGGGCATCGGCGGCCGACCGCGAGGCCCTGGTGGCTCGGGCCACGATCTGGCGGGATGGTTTGGTGGACACCATCCTCGCCGCCATCCCCGGGGCCGTGGAGAGTGCGGCGGTGGATGGTGAGCGGTCCCACTTGGTGGCGGGCATCGCCAACCTCTGTCTTCCCGCGGTGGACAGCGAAGCGTTGCTGTACCTCCTCGAACACGACCACCGCGTGCTGGCGTCGGCCGCATCGAGTTGTGCCAGTGGTGCCCAGGAGCCGTCTCATGTGCTGGCGGCCCTCGGCCTGGATCGCTCCCTGGCGGGCGGTTCCCTGCGCTTGAGCATGGGATGGTCCACTCGGGAGGCGGATGTGGCCGCCGCCACCGTCGGAGTGCTCGAAGCGGCCCCCCGCCTCGCCGCTCACGCTCGTGACGGGGCACCGGCATGA
- a CDS encoding class A beta-lactamase-related serine hydrolase: MPIERVDDPGSYPVADGREASLDLAALGGLLQRAGREVHEGLLPACQMAVAYRGRLLASATFGASARSRFVIYSCTKAITAGALWRVMGDGLLSRRTQVADLVPSFADNGLHTLTVEHLLTHTAGVPHAPMPDADWTDPRRRAERFASWTPEWEPGSRFAYHGSSAHWVLAHLVETVTGTDFRAFVGEDILGPLTIDSLCLGPAAEDQTDVLDVIGVGEVMSEADLASLGGAMGLDVSAIGRTEPDLLRHNGPAVRAIGQPGGGAVGRAADLAMYYQALLTNPGGFWPPAGLAAGTAEVVCDLIDPMTNAPAHRTLGLVRAGPTESAMMRGFASTNSPRTFGHMGAGGQVAWADPATGVSFAYLTNGLDRNPLRMGARGLALSYRAGAIATPRA; the protein is encoded by the coding sequence GTGCCCATCGAGCGTGTGGACGATCCCGGTTCGTACCCCGTGGCCGATGGGCGCGAAGCGTCGCTGGATCTGGCGGCGCTGGGGGGCCTGTTGCAGCGAGCCGGCCGGGAAGTACACGAGGGCCTGCTGCCGGCGTGTCAGATGGCGGTGGCGTACCGCGGTCGGCTTCTGGCCAGCGCCACCTTTGGCGCCTCGGCACGCAGTCGCTTCGTGATCTACTCCTGCACGAAGGCGATCACCGCTGGCGCGCTGTGGCGGGTGATGGGCGACGGTTTGTTGTCGCGCCGCACCCAGGTGGCCGATCTCGTTCCGTCCTTCGCCGACAACGGCCTCCACACCCTGACCGTCGAGCACCTGTTGACCCATACCGCCGGTGTTCCCCACGCCCCCATGCCCGACGCCGACTGGACGGATCCCCGGCGGCGGGCAGAGAGGTTTGCCTCGTGGACACCCGAATGGGAACCGGGGTCTCGTTTTGCGTACCACGGCTCCTCGGCCCATTGGGTGCTGGCCCATCTTGTTGAGACGGTTACCGGCACCGATTTCCGGGCCTTCGTGGGCGAGGACATTTTGGGTCCGTTGACCATCGACTCGCTCTGCCTCGGGCCCGCCGCCGAGGACCAAACCGACGTGCTCGATGTGATCGGGGTGGGCGAGGTGATGTCGGAGGCCGACCTCGCGAGCCTCGGTGGCGCGATGGGCTTGGATGTGTCGGCGATCGGTCGCACGGAGCCGGATCTGCTCAGGCACAACGGCCCGGCGGTGCGGGCCATCGGTCAGCCGGGTGGCGGTGCGGTGGGGCGAGCCGCCGACCTGGCGATGTACTACCAGGCGCTCCTCACTAATCCGGGGGGGTTCTGGCCACCCGCCGGGCTGGCCGCGGGCACCGCCGAGGTGGTCTGCGACCTGATCGACCCGATGACCAACGCTCCCGCCCACCGCACCCTTGGCCTGGTGAGGGCCGGGCCGACCGAGTCGGCGATGATGCGCGGCTTCGCGTCGACCAACTCGCCCCGCACCTTCGGACACATGGGCGCCGGCGGGCAGGTCGCCTGGGCCGATCCCGCCACCGGAGTGTCCTTCGCCTACCTCACCAATGGGCTCGACCGGAACCCGCTGCGGATGGGGGCACGAGGCCTGGCGCTGTCGTACCGGGCCGGGGCCATCGCAACGCCGAGGGCCTGA
- a CDS encoding DUF192 domain-containing protein — MPWLLRQGEVLASLQVAETRAARRKGLLGQAAVDGALLLHPARSVHSIGMRFPIDVAWLDSNLTVLRTARLARHRISRPVWRARSIVEAEAGAFARWSLAIGDQLECRD; from the coding sequence GTGCCTTGGTTGTTGCGACAGGGAGAGGTGCTGGCCTCTCTGCAGGTGGCCGAGACGCGCGCGGCTCGCCGCAAGGGTCTCCTCGGCCAAGCCGCCGTGGATGGGGCCCTGCTGCTCCACCCCGCCCGGTCCGTGCACTCCATCGGGATGCGCTTTCCGATCGACGTGGCGTGGCTCGACAGCAACCTCACCGTCTTGCGCACCGCCCGCCTGGCTCGTCATCGCATCAGCCGCCCGGTGTGGCGCGCCCGATCCATCGTGGAAGCCGAAGCGGGAGCCTTCGCCCGCTGGAGCCTCGCAATAGGCGACCAACTCGAGTGCCGGGACTGA
- a CDS encoding GNAT family N-acetyltransferase, whose translation MSAQATQPFTVVRVPANQSCASIVGAAAAAALLSAGLSDSRSNEARCVIEALCLDAVLRCSESPEDEPSIELTVAVESEGVGLRLHDRGLPISPDRSAIRRAKQLAAAGCVDRLTVIGVSPDGPTADVFVAFPPATGPTPAAAVSSLDDVVLAPADEVVTFRRMVPGDSEAFARLAFRCYGYDYKRSAYIPDDIDDQLRDRTRLAGIAENDAGEMIGHVSYQRIRPGGSVFHGGAGMVDPRYRQRGLLGSIGTSLHALIADEDVVGIIGEPVMVHTVTQRQAHIVGYDTGVFLNWSNPRRVAGFDDVDVGGRVSVLCAFIPLAEVPHRDLYPPPVAVKHLAAVIASSGIDRTLHEPEAPLDRDATCIVLSHTDPGTGIAKLEVVQSGSDLIDRIMELLDDALAGGSPVVILDLPVSEPSIGWCAAGIGELGFVFAALLPECGVDGDILRLQYVVDLNHDSSGWKIDSPTTVDLVASIVDDVHLWHDRQSTSRRSRIHEWRQQALGE comes from the coding sequence TTGTCTGCGCAAGCGACTCAACCCTTCACCGTGGTGCGGGTGCCCGCCAATCAGTCGTGTGCGTCGATTGTGGGGGCGGCGGCGGCGGCGGCTCTGCTCTCGGCCGGCCTGAGCGACTCGCGCTCCAACGAGGCGCGCTGCGTGATCGAAGCCCTGTGTCTCGATGCCGTGCTCCGGTGCTCGGAAAGCCCTGAGGATGAACCATCGATCGAACTGACCGTGGCAGTAGAATCTGAGGGCGTCGGCCTGCGTCTCCACGATCGCGGTCTGCCCATTTCGCCCGACCGAAGCGCCATTCGACGAGCCAAACAGTTGGCCGCCGCCGGCTGCGTCGATCGCCTGACGGTGATCGGGGTGTCGCCCGATGGTCCCACCGCCGACGTGTTCGTAGCCTTTCCCCCCGCTACCGGGCCGACGCCGGCCGCCGCCGTCTCCTCGCTCGACGATGTGGTGCTGGCCCCCGCTGATGAGGTGGTTACCTTCCGCCGCATGGTTCCTGGCGATTCAGAGGCCTTCGCCCGTTTGGCCTTTCGCTGCTATGGCTACGACTACAAACGGTCGGCCTACATCCCCGACGACATCGACGATCAGTTGCGGGACCGCACCCGGTTGGCCGGAATTGCTGAGAACGATGCGGGTGAAATGATCGGTCACGTTTCCTACCAACGAATCCGACCGGGTGGATCAGTATTTCACGGCGGTGCCGGCATGGTCGACCCCCGCTACCGCCAGCGAGGCCTCCTCGGGAGCATCGGAACCAGCCTCCACGCTTTGATCGCCGATGAGGATGTGGTGGGTATTATCGGTGAGCCGGTGATGGTGCACACGGTCACCCAGAGGCAAGCCCACATCGTGGGGTACGACACCGGCGTTTTTCTCAACTGGTCCAACCCCCGCCGCGTCGCCGGGTTTGATGACGTCGATGTCGGCGGCCGTGTTTCGGTGCTTTGCGCGTTCATCCCGCTCGCCGAAGTCCCGCACCGGGATCTCTACCCGCCGCCGGTGGCGGTGAAGCATCTGGCGGCGGTGATTGCTAGCAGCGGCATCGATCGCACGCTCCACGAACCGGAGGCGCCACTCGACCGGGACGCCACCTGCATCGTTCTGTCCCACACCGATCCCGGCACCGGTATCGCCAAGCTCGAAGTTGTCCAGAGCGGCTCTGATTTGATCGATCGAATCATGGAACTACTCGACGATGCCCTCGCCGGTGGGAGTCCCGTCGTGATCCTTGACCTGCCGGTCAGTGAGCCCTCCATCGGTTGGTGCGCGGCCGGCATAGGCGAACTCGGGTTCGTGTTCGCAGCGCTTCTTCCCGAGTGCGGCGTCGATGGCGACATCCTGAGATTGCAATACGTGGTTGATCTCAACCACGACTCCAGTGGATGGAAGATCGACTCGCCGACCACCGTGGACTTGGTGGCCTCCATCGTGGACGACGTCCACCTCTGGCACGATCGGCAATCAACGTCCCGTCGGTCCCGCATTCACGAGTGGCGTCAGCAAGCCCTTGGCGAATAG
- a CDS encoding cupin domain-containing protein gives MDAAEVIENLRLSPHPEGGYYRETWRHDPGDGSRGAGSAIYFLLAAGERSQWHRVDADEVWHFHGGGPLRLSLAQDRRGPVQEQMLGVDLAAGEEPQRRVPAGWWQAAEPLGAWTLMSCTVSPAFRFETFELAEPGWSPG, from the coding sequence ATGGACGCTGCCGAGGTGATCGAGAACCTGAGACTGTCGCCCCACCCCGAAGGGGGCTACTACCGCGAGACATGGCGCCACGACCCCGGTGACGGCTCTCGGGGCGCCGGGAGCGCCATCTATTTCCTTCTGGCCGCCGGGGAGCGCAGCCAGTGGCATCGGGTGGATGCCGACGAAGTGTGGCATTTCCATGGGGGTGGTCCCTTGCGCCTGTCCCTCGCCCAGGACCGCCGCGGTCCGGTGCAGGAGCAGATGCTTGGGGTAGATCTCGCCGCCGGGGAAGAGCCCCAGCGCCGGGTTCCGGCGGGGTGGTGGCAGGCCGCCGAGCCGCTGGGTGCCTGGACCCTCATGAGTTGCACCGTCAGCCCGGCGTTCCGTTTCGAAACCTTCGAACTCGCCGAGCCCGGCTGGTCCCCGGGCTGA
- the ychF gene encoding redox-regulated ATPase YchF, translated as MERFGFVGLPNAGKSSLYNALAGGGALAAPYAFATTDPNVGMARVPDPRLDALAAMSHSKNVVPATVQFVDIGGLVAGASRGEGLGNKFLSHIREVDAIIFVLRAFADDDVPGPSDPLEHLGVVELELTYADLETVENQIEKRRKAAKGDKSLVDEVAALDRAKAVLEAGTPIYRSNLAESDRVLLGNYFLLTNRPVLALVNIAEDQLEDMEAVVAPVRAELAGRAEVIGMCVQLEAEAAMLDANERAEMLEGLGLGEGALPTFLHAAYKLLGLRTFLTTGEKESRAWTFRSGYKAPQCAGVIHTDFERGFIRAEVIHWDELIDLGSWSAARDVGKLRVEGKEYVVQDGDVMEIRFNV; from the coding sequence ATGGAGCGGTTTGGGTTCGTCGGTCTCCCCAATGCCGGCAAGTCGTCTCTCTACAACGCCCTCGCCGGCGGCGGCGCGCTGGCGGCCCCCTACGCCTTTGCCACCACCGATCCCAACGTGGGCATGGCCCGTGTGCCCGACCCGCGCCTCGATGCACTGGCGGCGATGAGCCACAGCAAGAACGTGGTGCCCGCCACCGTGCAGTTCGTAGACATCGGTGGTCTGGTGGCGGGGGCCAGCCGCGGCGAGGGCCTTGGCAACAAGTTCCTCAGCCACATCCGCGAGGTCGACGCCATCATCTTCGTGCTGCGGGCCTTCGCTGATGACGACGTGCCCGGGCCATCGGATCCGCTCGAACACCTGGGTGTGGTGGAACTCGAACTCACCTACGCCGATCTCGAAACGGTAGAGAACCAGATCGAAAAGCGCCGCAAGGCCGCCAAGGGCGACAAGTCCCTCGTGGATGAAGTGGCCGCCCTCGACCGGGCGAAAGCGGTGCTGGAAGCCGGTACGCCGATCTACCGGTCGAACCTCGCTGAGAGCGATCGAGTCCTGCTGGGGAACTACTTCTTGCTCACGAACCGACCGGTCCTGGCGCTGGTGAACATCGCCGAGGACCAACTCGAGGACATGGAAGCGGTCGTCGCCCCGGTGCGCGCCGAGTTGGCCGGCCGGGCCGAGGTGATCGGGATGTGCGTACAACTCGAAGCCGAGGCCGCCATGCTCGACGCCAACGAACGGGCTGAGATGCTCGAAGGTCTTGGCCTCGGTGAGGGGGCGCTGCCCACCTTCCTGCACGCCGCCTACAAACTGCTCGGCCTGCGCACCTTCTTGACCACCGGCGAAAAGGAATCCCGGGCTTGGACGTTCCGCTCCGGCTACAAAGCCCCCCAATGCGCCGGCGTGATCCATACCGATTTCGAACGCGGGTTCATCCGGGCTGAGGTCATCCATTGGGACGAACTCATCGACCTCGGTTCCTGGAGCGCCGCCCGAGACGTGGGCAAACTACGGGTGGAGGGCAAGGAATACGTGGTGCAGGACGGTGATGTGATGGAGATCCGCTTCAACGTCTGA
- the rsmI gene encoding 16S rRNA (cytidine(1402)-2'-O)-methyltransferase — protein sequence MPLVLVGTPIGNLGDLSPRAVEALRAADVICCEDTRRTGRLLQHAGVERRPLLVVNDHTESQAITGVLSRLAMGERVAVVTDAGMPGISDPGERLVQAAVTAGYPVEVVPGPSAAITALVASGLSAGRFVFEGFLPRQGSARSARLADVAREPRTVVLYEAPHRMARTLADLAAVCGSDRAVAVGRELTKLHEEHWRGTLADALGWVSANPPRGEFVVVLNGAPPPTPASDHDVEVAVRACLASGDTARDAATAVAARLGVPKRQAYAEATRQRRLA from the coding sequence GTGCCACTCGTCCTCGTGGGTACGCCCATCGGCAACCTCGGCGATCTTTCGCCCCGCGCTGTTGAGGCGTTGCGGGCCGCCGATGTCATCTGTTGCGAGGACACCCGTCGCACCGGTCGTCTCCTGCAGCACGCCGGGGTAGAACGGCGACCGCTGCTGGTGGTGAACGATCACACCGAATCGCAGGCCATCACCGGGGTGCTCAGCCGCTTGGCCATGGGGGAACGCGTGGCCGTGGTCACCGATGCTGGGATGCCCGGCATCTCCGACCCCGGCGAGCGACTGGTACAGGCCGCCGTGACAGCGGGCTACCCCGTGGAGGTCGTGCCCGGACCCTCCGCCGCCATCACCGCGTTGGTGGCGAGTGGTCTGAGTGCCGGTCGCTTCGTGTTCGAAGGCTTCCTGCCCCGTCAGGGCTCGGCCCGCTCCGCTCGTCTGGCCGACGTGGCTCGCGAGCCACGCACCGTCGTCCTCTACGAAGCGCCCCACCGGATGGCCCGGACCCTGGCCGATCTGGCCGCCGTGTGCGGTTCGGATCGAGCCGTGGCGGTAGGGCGCGAACTCACCAAACTCCACGAAGAGCATTGGCGCGGCACGCTGGCGGACGCATTGGGGTGGGTGAGTGCGAACCCACCCCGGGGCGAGTTCGTGGTGGTGCTCAACGGTGCCCCCCCGCCCACCCCGGCCAGTGATCACGATGTGGAAGTGGCCGTGCGGGCCTGCTTGGCCAGCGGTGATACCGCCCGTGACGCAGCCACGGCGGTGGCCGCTCGCCTCGGTGTCCCCAAGCGGCAGGCGTACGCCGAAGCAACCCGTCAGCGGCGCCTCGCCTAG
- the galT gene encoding galactose-1-phosphate uridylyltransferase gives MSQLRLNPLTGRWVTVSTGRADRPGELISRQSPVESDPDRLCPFCPGNEEATPPALETYGASGRWQVRVVPNLFPAFVGNNALRVQNLGPVWTQATASGVHEVLVFSPDHTGSWADLDDKQAGLAMAAIRDRMEDHARRSTVRYTQAIVNAGREAGASLEHPHGQLLGIPFVPGEIAEEEAGFRRHEGSCLLCTTAEAEVQAGHRVVLADEQALVICPFWSGAPYEMLVIPRSHEVHLESTSPPDVVAVGRAIRDALLRLRRHVGDTAYNLVFHTAPHHHEGPFHWHVHIVPRLTSLAGFEQGTGVMINIVAPELAAQHLAG, from the coding sequence ATGAGCCAACTGCGCCTGAACCCTCTGACGGGTCGTTGGGTCACTGTGTCGACAGGACGAGCCGACCGACCTGGTGAATTGATCTCGCGGCAATCGCCGGTGGAATCAGACCCCGATCGCCTCTGCCCGTTCTGTCCCGGCAACGAGGAGGCCACTCCCCCGGCGCTGGAGACCTACGGGGCCAGTGGGCGCTGGCAGGTTCGTGTGGTGCCAAACCTGTTCCCGGCCTTTGTTGGCAACAACGCCCTGCGGGTGCAGAACCTTGGGCCGGTGTGGACGCAGGCCACCGCCAGTGGGGTGCACGAGGTGCTGGTGTTTAGCCCTGATCACACGGGAAGTTGGGCCGACCTCGACGACAAGCAAGCTGGGTTGGCCATGGCGGCTATTCGCGATCGCATGGAAGACCACGCCCGTCGCTCCACCGTTCGGTACACGCAAGCCATCGTGAACGCAGGCCGGGAGGCCGGGGCATCGCTGGAACACCCCCACGGCCAGTTGCTCGGCATTCCCTTTGTGCCTGGCGAGATCGCCGAGGAGGAGGCTGGCTTCCGTCGCCACGAGGGCTCGTGTCTGCTGTGCACGACCGCCGAGGCCGAGGTGCAGGCCGGGCACCGAGTGGTGCTGGCCGATGAGCAAGCCCTGGTGATCTGTCCGTTCTGGAGTGGTGCGCCCTACGAGATGCTGGTGATCCCGCGATCACACGAAGTGCACCTGGAGTCCACGTCGCCCCCCGATGTGGTGGCGGTGGGCCGAGCCATCCGCGATGCGCTCCTTCGCCTCCGCCGCCACGTTGGTGATACCGCCTACAACCTCGTGTTTCACACGGCCCCCCATCACCACGAAGGTCCGTTTCACTGGCACGTCCATATCGTGCCGCGGCTCACCAGCCTGGCCGGTTTTGAGCAGGGAACCGGCGTGATGATCAACATCGTCGCCCCGGAACTAGCCGCCCAGCATCTCGCCGGCTAG
- the mnmA gene encoding tRNA 2-thiouridine(34) synthase MnmA → MTAATRVLVAMSGGVDSSVAAALLVEAGHEVVGATLKLWGGDSDSGCCSVADVDDARSVARRLGIDHHVFNFGDDFDQHVVAPYVSAHAAGRTPNPCIECNRHLKFDRLLRRADALGFDAVATGHHARIVERPDGTRRVRRGADPSKDQSYVVHVLDAAGLARVSFPVGHLSKSEVRAEATRLGLATADKPDSQDVCFITATGGRSAFLADRIATRPGRVIDAAGTTVGFVPEVELVTIGQRRGLGLVGGSEVAYVIKVDGPAATVTVGDAAALLVDQVVLEELRWVGEAEAGELLAQTSAHGTPQRCRVVGTTVMFANPSRRVAPGQSVVLYDNDEVVAGGIVA, encoded by the coding sequence ATGACCGCCGCCACCCGTGTCCTGGTGGCGATGTCGGGTGGGGTCGACTCGTCGGTGGCGGCCGCTCTGCTGGTGGAAGCCGGCCACGAGGTGGTGGGCGCCACTCTCAAACTGTGGGGCGGCGACTCGGACTCAGGCTGCTGCTCGGTAGCCGATGTCGACGATGCCCGCTCGGTGGCGCGACGGCTGGGCATCGACCACCACGTGTTCAACTTCGGCGACGATTTCGACCAGCACGTGGTGGCCCCCTACGTCAGCGCTCACGCGGCGGGCCGCACCCCCAACCCCTGCATCGAGTGCAATCGCCATCTCAAGTTCGATCGGCTCTTACGCCGCGCTGATGCCCTTGGCTTCGATGCAGTAGCCACCGGGCACCACGCGCGCATCGTCGAGCGACCCGATGGCACGCGACGCGTCCGGCGGGGGGCCGATCCGAGCAAGGACCAGTCCTATGTGGTGCATGTGCTCGATGCCGCGGGCCTGGCTCGGGTGAGTTTTCCGGTGGGACATCTCAGTAAAAGTGAAGTCCGGGCCGAGGCCACCCGACTCGGCCTCGCCACCGCCGACAAACCCGACAGCCAAGACGTGTGTTTCATCACCGCCACCGGCGGGCGCAGTGCGTTCCTCGCCGACCGCATCGCCACCCGGCCCGGACGCGTGATCGATGCTGCGGGAACCACCGTGGGATTCGTACCCGAGGTGGAATTGGTGACCATCGGCCAACGGCGAGGCCTGGGCCTGGTTGGGGGCAGCGAAGTGGCCTATGTGATCAAGGTGGATGGGCCGGCGGCCACCGTGACCGTCGGCGATGCGGCGGCACTGTTGGTGGACCAAGTGGTGTTGGAGGAGCTTCGTTGGGTGGGTGAAGCGGAGGCCGGCGAACTGCTGGCCCAGACGAGTGCTCATGGAACCCCCCAGCGGTGTCGCGTGGTGGGCACCACCGTGATGTTCGCCAATCCCAGCCGACGGGTGGCCCCCGGCCAGAGCGTGGTGCTTTACGACAACGACGAGGTGGTGGCGGGCGGCATTGTGGCCTGA
- a CDS encoding DoxX family membrane protein, with protein sequence MTTERSLLKTIARWALGVFLVIAGIGHLGPQRSEFQAQVPSWVPIDPDIVVVASGLVELSLGAALIFAGRRAALVGVIVAGFFIVIFPGNVAQFVEGTNAFGLDSDSQRLVRLWFQPLLVIWALWSTGGWGWLRHRFGAEHPMG encoded by the coding sequence ATGACCACTGAGCGAAGCCTTCTCAAAACCATTGCCCGTTGGGCGCTGGGTGTGTTCTTAGTTATCGCCGGCATCGGTCATCTGGGTCCGCAGCGCAGCGAGTTCCAAGCGCAGGTGCCCTCGTGGGTGCCCATCGACCCCGACATCGTGGTGGTGGCATCGGGGTTGGTGGAGTTATCGCTCGGCGCGGCGCTCATCTTCGCCGGCCGCCGCGCCGCGCTGGTCGGGGTGATCGTGGCGGGATTCTTCATCGTGATCTTCCCGGGCAACGTCGCCCAATTTGTTGAAGGCACCAACGCGTTCGGGCTGGACTCCGACTCGCAACGGCTGGTTCGCCTGTGGTTTCAGCCGCTTCTCGTGATCTGGGCTCTGTGGTCGACGGGTGGCTGGGGTTGGCTCCGCCACCGGTTTGGAGCCGAGCACCCAATGGGATAA